The window GCGGTGTCAAGCCGGTCCCCGCAGAACGGCAGGATTCGCGCGACCCCTGTCGCGAACGCTCCCTCCCGCGGGGCCGCGCGCTACTCGGCGACGCGGGCGGCGATGTCGCTGCGGAAGTGCGCGCCCTCGAGTCGGATGCGCGCGATCGCGTCGTACGCGCGGTCGCGCGCCGTGCGGAAGTCCGGGGCGACGGCGACCACGTTCAGCACGCGGCCGCCCGTGGCGATGAGGGAGCCTCCGGGCGCGTCGGGGCTTGCGGTCGCGGCGTGCACCAGGCGCACACCCTCGACCTCGGCCGCCGCGTCCAGGCCCTCGATCGGACGGCCGGTCTGCGGCGACTCCGGGTAGCCCTCGCTCGCGAGCACCACGGTGATGGCGGCGTCGTCACGGAACTCCGGCTCCGGCTGATCCTCGAGCGTGCCCGAGGCCGCGGCGAACAGCAACTGCGACAGCGGGGTCTGCAGCCGCGGCAGCACGACCTGCGTCTCGGGGTCGCCGAAGCGCGCGTTGAACTCGATCACCCGCACGCCGTTCGGGGTGAGGATGAGCCCGGCGTACAGCAGCCCGATGAACGGCGTGCCCTCCGCGTCGAGCTGCCGGACCACGGGGAGCGCCACGTCGCGCGTGACCTCCTCGACGAAGGCCTGCTCGCTGCCGAACTGCTCCGCGAGCCACGGCAGCGGGGAGTACGCGCCCATGCCGCCCGTGTTGGGACCGGCGTCGCCGTCGTACGCCCGCTTGAAGTCCTGCGCGGGGCTGAGCGCCCGCACGGTGTCGCCGTCGCTCAGGAAGAACAGCGACACCTCGGGACCGGACAGGAACTCCTCCACGAGCACGGGCCCGGCGGGAAGATACTGCGCGGCGTGCGCGAGCGCCTCGGCGCGGTCGTCCGTCACGATCACGCCCTTGCCCGCGGCGAGCCCGTCGGCCTTGACCACGTACGGGGCGCCCAGGTCGTCGAACGCGGCCTCGACCTCAGCGGTCGTCGCCGCACGCACGGCCCGCCCGGTCGGCACGCCCGCGGCGTCCATGACCCGCTTGGCGAACGACTTCGACCCCTCCAGCTGCGCCGCGGCCCTGCCCGGTCCGAACACGGGGATGCCGCGCTCGCGGAGCTCGTCGGCGACACCGGCGACCAGTGGAGCCTCCGGCCCGATCACGACGAGGTCGACCGCGTGCTCGTTCGCGAACGCCGTGACCGCGGCCGCGTCGAGCGGGTCGACCGACACG of the Microbacterium sufflavum genome contains:
- the purD gene encoding phosphoribosylamine--glycine ligase, which translates into the protein MKILVLGSGAREHAIILALRAEEVEHEIVVAPGNAGIAHDATPVSVDPLDAAAVTAFANEHAVDLVVIGPEAPLVAGVADELRERGIPVFGPGRAAAQLEGSKSFAKRVMDAAGVPTGRAVRAATTAEVEAAFDDLGAPYVVKADGLAAGKGVIVTDDRAEALAHAAQYLPAGPVLVEEFLSGPEVSLFFLSDGDTVRALSPAQDFKRAYDGDAGPNTGGMGAYSPLPWLAEQFGSEQAFVEEVTRDVALPVVRQLDAEGTPFIGLLYAGLILTPNGVRVIEFNARFGDPETQVVLPRLQTPLSQLLFAAASGTLEDQPEPEFRDDAAITVVLASEGYPESPQTGRPIEGLDAAAEVEGVRLVHAATASPDAPGGSLIATGGRVLNVVAVAPDFRTARDRAYDAIARIRLEGAHFRSDIAARVAE